Proteins encoded by one window of Salvia splendens isolate huo1 chromosome 7, SspV2, whole genome shotgun sequence:
- the LOC121810310 gene encoding uncharacterized protein LOC121810310: protein MVDYVKNLWPFTTLFYHNDLRESDRIVSKLSIPESTKHFVYAIRESQSVIYVLAVQNLSERSAADAECLIREIKPDAVVVQLSETDMDGLKETRVGLISDGDTVPTSVFEVLMNCFMHKANKEKYEDVAGSLVLREIFGVSFNGHLVAAKKAAEEVGSSFMMLDSPFMKFNFDGSVEGESEGEDSGNGGLHGLFGLQMSSLVSKSVGSSIVSLNSRAFRALDEVQSRMVKSLSSILLPASPPMKLVGGEEVRALTDYEVPQFARSVYALLVDLHDIFVDIPSMGTALACAQKVLCDVNKGGTVDNRVLSEVYAFPIAVEGLRIALSNAGRVVRKPATAKCEFSDLPVDDQAHSIVAQALRSQANKYKSIVAVVDASGLAGLRRNWTTEVPLEVKHMVDQLVINLDDDSTQGNRKWKLANKPMVAVGAGATAVLGASSLSKVVPVSTLMKVATLNVPASLQILLAQTQKAVLLALGKGLGPTKLVAPGMASSTLKGSTFKAVVSAEKIRAVTHGVIASAEKTSLSAMRSAFYEIMRKRQVRRVGVAPWATFGCSIATCAGLLACGDGIECAAESIPSAPSIASLGRGIQNLHQASEVVRLAESLRVERSIESLLHKFKNLKIKIQ, encoded by the coding sequence ATGGTAGATTATGTTAAAAACCTATGGCCTTTCACCACTCTATTTTACCACAACGACTTGAGGGAATCGGATAGGATTGTCAGTAAATTATCGATTCCCGAAAGCACAAAGCATTTCGTCTACGCGATTCGCGAATCGCAGTCCGTGATATACGTGCTAGCCGTCCAGAATCTGTCGGAGAGGTCGGCTGCTGATGCCGAGTGTTTGATCAGAGAGATTAAACCCGATGCAGTTGTTGTGCAATTGAGTGAAACGGATATGGATGGATTGAAGGAAACTAGGGTTGGATTGATTAGTGATGGTGATACTGTTCCCACCTCTGTGTTTGAGGTTTTGATGAATTGCTTTATGCACAAGGCTAATAAGGAGAAGTATGAGGATGTTGCAGGGAGTTTGGTGTTGAGGGAGATTTTCGGGGTGAGTTTCAATGGACACCTTGTTGCAGCCAAGAAGGCTGCTGAGGAAGTAGGCTCTTCCTTCATGATGCTTGACTCGCCTTTCATGAAATTCAACTTTGATGGCAGTGTTGAGGGCGAGTCGGAAGGGGAAGATTCAGGAAACGGTGGCTTACATGGTTTGTTCGGTTTGCAGATGAGTAGTTTGGTTTCCAAGAGTGTAGGGAGTTCAATTGTGTCTCTGAACTCAAGGGCTTTCCGCGCCTTAGATGAAGTTCAGTCTCGGATGGTGAAGTCTTTGTCGTCCATCTTGCTTCCTGCGAGCCCGCCTATGAAGTTGGTGGGTGGTGAGGAGGTTCGTGCACTGACTGATTATGAGGTGCCACAGTTTGCAAGATCTGTGTACGCTCTGCTTGTTGATTTGCATGACATCTTTGTGGATATCCCGTCTATGGGGACGGCTTTGGCCTGCGCACAGAAGGTGCTGTGTGATGTCAACAAGGGGGGAACTGTTGACAATAGGGTCCTTTCTGAGGTTTATGCATTCCCCATCGCAGTTGAGGGGCTGCGGATTGCTCTGAGCAATGCAGGTCGGGTGGTTAGGAAGCCTGCCAcggctaagtgtgagttttcTGACCTCCCCGTGGATGATCAAGCTCACTCTATTGTTGCACAGGCTCTTCGGAGCCAGGCAAATAAGTACAAATCGATAGTTGCAGTTGTTGATGCTAGTGGATTAGCCGGGCTTAGGAGGAACTGGACGACTGAGGTCCCTTTAGAGGTTAAACATATGGTTGATCAGCTTGTCATCAATCTTGATGATGATTCCACGCAAGGGAACAGAAAATGGAAGCTAGCGAATAAGCCCATGGTGGCGGTAGGAGCTGGTGCAACAGCGGTTCTTGGAGCCTCCTCCCTCTCCAAGGTTGTTCCAGTATCGACTTTGATGAAAGTTGCAACTCTTAACGTCCCGGCCTCTCTGCAAATTTTGTTGGCGCAGACGCAGAAGGCTGTTCTTTTGGCTCTTGGGAAGGGTCTTGGTCCGACAAAGCTGGTGGCTCCTGGGATGGCGAGTTCCACGCTGAAAGGCTCGACTTTTAAGGCTGTGGTGTCGGCTGAGAAGATACGTGCTGTAACTCATGGTGTGATAGCTTCTGCTGAGAAAACAAGCCTCTCAGCGATGAGATCAGCGTTCTACGAAATAATGAGGAAGCGCCAAGTGCGGAGAGTTGGAGTGGCGCCATGGGCGACCTTCGGGTGTAGCATTGCAACCTGCGCAGGGTTACTCGCGTGTGGAGATGGGATCGAGTGTGCTGCTGAATCGATCCCTTCTGCTCCTTCAATTGCGAGCTTGGGCCGCGGAATCCAAAACTTGCACCAGGCGTCTGAAGTTGTGAGGCTTGCTGAGAGTTTAAGAGTAGAGAGATCAATAGAATCACTGCTGCATAAGTTTAAGAATTTGAAAATAAAGATTCAGTAG